The following coding sequences are from one Archocentrus centrarchus isolate MPI-CPG fArcCen1 chromosome 4, fArcCen1, whole genome shotgun sequence window:
- the use1 gene encoding vesicle transport protein USE1 has translation MASRLEINFVRLLSRCESLASEKRGETEWRLEKYVGALEEMLVALRKNPSKPTPEVLTEYTRKVNFLKGILEAEKLSSPTEKALANQFLAPGRTPTIANERMPATKTVHIQTKARCTGEMRDELLGTGSSGKDGDLRNRRCLPLDERQSAAELDAVLQHHHNLQEKLAEDMLNLARNLKNNTLAAQNIIKQDNQTLSQSMRQADMNFEKLKTESERLEQHTKKSVNWLLWLMLILVSFTFISMILFIRIFPRLR, from the exons ATGGCTTCCAGGCTGGAAATCAACTTTGTCCGGTTATTGTCTCGCTGTGAGTCTCTGGCGTCGGAAAAACGGGGAGAGACGGAGTGGAGGCTCGAGAAG TATGTGGGCGCCCTGGAAGAGATGCTGGTGGCTCTGAGGAAAAACCCAAG CAAACCAACACCAGAGGTCCTGACTGAATACACAAGAAAAGTAAATTTTCTGAAAGGAATTCTAGAAGCAGAGAAGCTG TCTTCACCAACTGAAAAAGCTTTAGCTAATCAGTTCCTCGCCCCCGGTCGGACGCCAACAATAGCCAATGAGAGGATGCCTGCCACTAAAACAGTGCACATACAGACAAAGGCCCGGTGTACAGGAGAGATGAGGGACGAGCTGCTCGGCACG GGGTCATCGGGAAAAG ATGGAGACTTGAGAAACCGAAG ATGTCTTCCTCTGGATGAGCGTCAGTCCGCTGCAGAGCTGGACGCCGTCCTGCAGCACCACCACAACCTGCAGGAGAAGCTGGCTGAGGACATGCTCAACCTGGCCCGAAATCTGAAGAACAACACGCTGGCAGCGCAGAACATCATCAAACAAGACAACCAG ACTCTGAGCCAGTCCATGCGTCAGGCAGACATGAACTTCGAGAAGCTGAAGACGGAGTCAGAGCGGTTGGAGCAGCACACCAAGAAATCTGTGAACTGGCTCCTGTGGCTGATGCTCATCCTGGTCTCCTTCACCTTTATCAGCatgatcctcttcatcagaatCTTTCCCAGGCTCAGATGA